From one Henriciella marina DSM 19595 genomic stretch:
- a CDS encoding YceI family protein, with product MRGIVTIAALAALSAAPALAEQTLEGVDAATYELDPNHSFLTFSVTHNGISTYTVYFTDFDATLDFNPEDPAASTINATINPGAVESNYPGDYTGTVTGDLSFRGETRPVTLDVTYNGMANVPWMGERDLIGFTATTTINRSEFGMDALQGIISDDVTIEFSGEFTQTE from the coding sequence ATGCGCGGTATCGTTACAATAGCAGCACTTGCAGCCCTGTCAGCCGCCCCTGCTCTGGCCGAACAGACACTCGAAGGCGTCGATGCGGCAACCTATGAGCTCGACCCGAACCATTCCTTCCTGACGTTCAGCGTCACACATAATGGTATCTCGACCTACACCGTGTACTTCACCGACTTTGATGCCACGCTCGACTTCAACCCGGAAGATCCGGCAGCCTCCACGATCAATGCGACGATCAATCCTGGAGCCGTGGAATCGAACTACCCCGGCGACTACACCGGCACGGTCACAGGCGACCTCAGCTTCCGGGGCGAAACCCGCCCGGTCACTCTCGACGTGACCTATAACGGCATGGCGAACGTGCCGTGGATGGGAGAGCGTGACCTGATCGGCTTTACCGCCACCACCACAATCAACCGGTCCGAGTTCGGCATGGACGCACTCCAGGGCATCATTTCAGATGACGTCACGATCGAGTTCTCCGGCGAATTCACGCAGACCGAATAG
- a CDS encoding YceI family protein, which translates to MKLTTTFLAASSLLVLAACSGGETAPADTSDTDAVETVDAETETAEGAIADVATATYAIEPTHAFLTATVMHNGLSEYTLSFTSFDGTLDFNAEDPAASSLNFTIDPASVWVSFPGDYKEGHPDSPHASWPEALAQDENFMNAGAYPQITFTSTEVTRTGDMTGTVTGDLTFLGETRPVTLDVAYNGVANVPWLGARDILGFDATTTISRSEFGQESLPGMISDEVVVEFSGEFLQTEAAESTTETDAE; encoded by the coding sequence ATGAAACTCACAACGACATTTCTCGCCGCTTCGAGCCTCTTGGTTCTTGCGGCCTGTTCGGGCGGCGAGACCGCTCCGGCCGACACTTCTGACACGGACGCAGTTGAGACCGTAGACGCTGAAACAGAGACCGCTGAAGGCGCGATTGCCGACGTTGCGACGGCGACCTATGCCATCGAACCAACGCATGCTTTCCTCACCGCGACCGTCATGCACAACGGCCTCTCGGAATACACGCTGAGTTTTACCAGCTTCGACGGCACGCTGGACTTCAACGCAGAAGACCCTGCCGCCTCCAGCCTCAACTTCACCATTGATCCGGCCTCGGTCTGGGTAAGCTTTCCCGGCGATTACAAGGAAGGCCATCCTGACAGCCCGCACGCCAGCTGGCCCGAAGCGCTCGCGCAGGATGAGAACTTCATGAATGCGGGCGCCTATCCGCAGATCACATTCACCTCGACCGAAGTCACGCGCACAGGCGATATGACTGGCACCGTTACCGGCGACCTCACCTTCCTCGGGGAAACGCGCCCTGTCACGCTGGACGTCGCCTATAATGGCGTCGCGAATGTGCCGTGGCTCGGCGCCCGTGATATTCTCGGCTTCGATGCCACCACGACAATCAGCCGGTCAGAGTTCGGCCAGGAGTCGCTTCCGGGCATGATCTCTGATGAAGTTGTTGTCGAATTTTCCGGCGAATTCCTGCAGACTGAAGCGGCTGAAAGCACGACAGAAACAGACGCCGAATAG
- a CDS encoding cytochrome b/b6 domain-containing protein, producing MTRSPRYAAVAIALHWAIAFGLLFMIWLGWNMDGKESWFQFHKSVGITILLLTVARITWRLLNPPPPLPNDMKPWESKASHAVHLGFYALMVIMPLTGWLTASTSYDFDIPTVLYGLVSWPDIPGVGFLSNETAHGIIANIHSKLAYVLFALLALHVGGALKHEFGPEEGVLKRMLPGLFGKTDRPSPPPHGFLIAFGAAIGVFVLIAFAPKLFSGSPSPSAATAGEVNERSVAPDWTVDYGQSSIAFTFTHEGQTYEGAFSDWTADIAFDEDQLDASDVRVSVNTASATTPKKLYTDSLKSAEWFGVSAFPQATVDLINFAETGDGYTADATLSIKESAVTVPFAFTLEDEDGVTVMTGGTSVDRTPLDLGQTSDAGADYVSETVRIDVRVTASPAG from the coding sequence ATGACACGCTCACCCCGTTACGCCGCCGTCGCGATTGCCCTTCACTGGGCGATCGCGTTCGGTCTTCTGTTCATGATCTGGCTCGGCTGGAACATGGATGGCAAGGAATCCTGGTTCCAGTTCCATAAATCGGTCGGCATCACGATCCTGCTCCTGACCGTGGCCCGGATCACCTGGCGCCTGCTGAACCCGCCGCCACCCCTGCCAAACGACATGAAACCCTGGGAAAGCAAGGCGAGCCACGCGGTCCATCTCGGCTTTTACGCCCTCATGGTCATCATGCCGCTGACCGGCTGGCTGACCGCCTCGACCTCCTATGATTTCGACATTCCGACCGTTCTATACGGGCTGGTGAGCTGGCCTGACATTCCGGGCGTCGGCTTTCTCTCCAATGAGACCGCGCATGGCATCATCGCCAATATCCATTCCAAGCTCGCCTATGTTCTCTTTGCCCTTCTGGCGCTGCATGTTGGCGGGGCGTTGAAGCATGAGTTCGGTCCCGAAGAAGGCGTCCTCAAACGCATGCTGCCCGGCCTCTTTGGCAAGACAGACCGGCCAAGCCCGCCCCCGCACGGTTTTCTGATCGCCTTCGGCGCGGCCATCGGCGTTTTCGTACTTATCGCCTTCGCGCCAAAACTCTTTTCGGGCAGTCCCAGCCCGTCTGCCGCCACCGCAGGTGAGGTGAACGAGCGCAGCGTGGCGCCCGACTGGACCGTCGATTACGGCCAGTCCTCCATCGCCTTCACCTTCACCCATGAAGGCCAGACCTATGAAGGCGCTTTCAGCGACTGGACCGCCGATATCGCGTTCGACGAAGACCAGCTCGATGCGTCAGACGTTCGCGTGTCCGTGAATACAGCCTCGGCAACAACGCCGAAGAAGCTCTACACAGACAGCCTCAAATCGGCCGAATGGTTCGGCGTCTCCGCCTTTCCGCAAGCGACCGTCGATCTCATCAACTTCGCTGAAACGGGTGACGGATACACCGCAGACGCCACGCTCTCCATCAAGGAGAGCGCCGTCACCGTCCCGTTTGCCTTTACCCTTGAGGATGAAGACGGCGTCACGGTGATGACCGGCGGCACATCGGTTGACCGAACGCCGCTCGACCTCGGCCAGACTTCGGACGCAGGCGCAGACTATGTGTCTGAAACCGTGCGCATCGACGTCCGCGTGACAGCCTCGCCTGCAGGCTGA
- a CDS encoding L-threonylcarbamoyladenylate synthase codes for MQAPVLTPDAASIARAAAILKDGGLVAMPTETVYGLAADAANADAVARLYAAKGRPAFNPLIAHCASPDAAFSQGKFSDQARKLAAAFWPGPLTFVVDAVDATTVCALARAGLDTLALRVPAHPAARALLEAFGGPLVAPSANPSGRISPTRAEHVASDMGDRVDLILDGGPCTEGIESTVIDARGPSPVLLRQGSVLPEDIEKVWPGLSSGGDGDKPTSPGQLLRHYAPKAKLRLDAGAPEPGEAFLGFGPVEATLNLSPSGDLVEAAANLFAMMRTLDRSHTRIAVAPIPPGGLGAAINDRLARAARQD; via the coding sequence ATGCAGGCGCCCGTTCTCACACCTGATGCAGCGTCCATCGCCAGGGCCGCCGCCATCCTGAAAGATGGCGGCCTCGTCGCCATGCCGACAGAGACGGTGTATGGCCTCGCCGCAGACGCCGCCAATGCAGATGCGGTCGCAAGGCTCTACGCCGCCAAGGGCAGGCCCGCCTTCAATCCATTGATTGCGCACTGCGCGTCACCAGACGCCGCCTTTTCGCAGGGCAAATTCTCCGATCAGGCACGCAAGCTTGCGGCCGCTTTCTGGCCCGGCCCACTTACCTTCGTTGTCGACGCGGTGGACGCCACCACAGTCTGCGCGCTGGCCCGCGCCGGTCTCGACACGCTCGCCCTCCGCGTTCCTGCGCACCCCGCGGCTCGCGCCCTGCTTGAAGCTTTCGGCGGCCCGCTTGTCGCCCCCTCTGCCAACCCGTCAGGCCGCATAAGCCCGACCCGCGCCGAACATGTCGCGTCTGATATGGGCGACAGGGTAGATCTCATCCTTGATGGTGGCCCGTGTACAGAGGGCATCGAGTCAACCGTCATAGACGCGCGCGGCCCCTCGCCCGTCCTCCTCCGGCAGGGCAGTGTCCTGCCCGAAGACATAGAAAAGGTCTGGCCCGGCCTCTCCAGTGGCGGCGACGGCGACAAGCCGACGTCCCCCGGCCAGCTGCTTCGCCACTACGCCCCCAAAGCAAAGCTGCGCCTCGATGCAGGCGCACCCGAGCCCGGCGAAGCTTTCCTCGGCTTTGGTCCGGTCGAGGCGACGCTGAACCTCTCGCCATCTGGCGATCTCGTCGAAGCGGCCGCCAATCTATTCGCCATGATGCGGACGCTCGACCGCTCCCATACCCGCATCGCCGTTGCACCCATTCCACCCGGAGGCCTGGGCGCCGCGATAAATGATCGGCTAGCCCGCGCCGCCAGGCAGGACTAA
- a CDS encoding FMN-binding negative transcriptional regulator encodes MHPAPAFLENDRAVLLDRITQWPFALAIGVMEGRAHAAHTPVLAGDDGTLRFHLSRANPAADAIRQNASALIVFSGPHDYISPDWYGMEDQVPTWNYLSVEAEGPVTVCDQHGSAGFLKDLSDRFERGLAPKPAWSVDMMDGAKLTHMIGAIETFTLQPDRFEGITKIAQHKPDEVRRRAGRALKEAGGDTTIASMMERK; translated from the coding sequence ATGCATCCTGCTCCCGCTTTCCTCGAAAACGACAGAGCCGTGCTGCTCGACCGGATCACACAGTGGCCGTTCGCGCTCGCCATCGGTGTGATGGAGGGCCGTGCCCATGCCGCCCACACGCCCGTCCTTGCTGGCGATGACGGCACGCTCCGCTTTCACCTGTCTCGCGCCAATCCAGCCGCAGACGCCATCAGACAAAACGCGAGCGCGCTGATCGTCTTCTCAGGACCCCATGATTACATTTCACCCGACTGGTACGGCATGGAGGACCAGGTGCCGACCTGGAACTACCTCTCTGTCGAAGCTGAAGGCCCGGTGACCGTCTGCGACCAGCACGGCTCGGCAGGTTTTCTGAAAGACCTGTCGGACCGCTTCGAACGTGGCCTCGCGCCCAAACCAGCCTGGAGTGTGGACATGATGGATGGAGCGAAGCTCACGCACATGATCGGGGCCATCGAAACCTTCACCCTCCAGCCGGACCGGTTCGAAGGGATCACGAAAATCGCCCAGCACAAGCCAGACGAGGTCCGCCGGCGCGCCGGACGGGCCTTGAAAGAGGCTGGAGGCGATACAACCATTGCCTCAATGATGGAGCGCAAATGA
- a CDS encoding FAD-binding oxidoreductase, whose product MMNRPNADFLTAAKDLLGSSGWSEDADKLDEAASPWRGTNKGETPFLAMPGSTEEAAKLIKLCAEHRVALVPQGGNTGLVDGGTPHGEITVSMRRMSKVRGVDIRNNSMTIEAGATLVSAQQAADEAGRFFPLSLGSEGQASIGGLISTNAGGVAVLRYGMMRDLLLGLEVVLPSGEVWDGLSGLRKNNTGYDLKHLFAGAEGTLGLITAATLKLFPKVAKATAWVTCETAASVVDLLSLVRDHAGDTVTSFEIIPANAIEMVKTDVPDTRDPAPSDLPWRVLVEVSMAREDQARETLMAALADGIEKELVADVLIAESGQQAASFWHIRETIPLSKRAYGTALNHDVSVPVSAIPDFLTTTEAAIHKLVPEAEIVAFGHVGDGNLHYSACAPKDPSNTQLADHAHDVTRIVHEQTMKFGGSISAEHGVGRLKRDELASIRPKAATDTMRAIKLALDPQGIMNPGRVISV is encoded by the coding sequence ATGATGAACCGACCGAATGCGGATTTCCTGACCGCCGCCAAAGATCTGCTCGGGTCTTCAGGCTGGAGCGAGGACGCCGACAAGCTGGACGAAGCCGCCTCCCCATGGCGCGGCACCAATAAGGGCGAGACGCCCTTCCTTGCCATGCCGGGCTCTACCGAAGAGGCCGCCAAGCTCATCAAACTCTGCGCAGAGCACCGCGTCGCGCTGGTGCCGCAAGGCGGTAATACAGGCCTCGTCGATGGCGGCACGCCGCACGGTGAGATCACTGTTTCGATGCGCCGCATGAGCAAAGTCCGCGGCGTCGACATACGAAACAACTCGATGACCATCGAAGCTGGCGCAACCCTCGTCAGTGCGCAACAGGCCGCCGATGAGGCTGGCCGCTTTTTCCCGCTCTCGCTCGGCTCTGAAGGCCAGGCCAGTATTGGCGGACTGATCTCGACCAATGCGGGCGGCGTCGCGGTTCTGCGCTATGGCATGATGCGCGACCTTCTCCTTGGCCTCGAAGTCGTCCTGCCATCGGGGGAGGTCTGGGACGGACTGTCGGGTCTTCGAAAGAACAATACGGGCTATGACCTGAAACACCTTTTCGCAGGCGCAGAAGGCACGCTCGGCCTCATCACGGCAGCAACGCTGAAGCTTTTCCCCAAGGTCGCAAAAGCCACCGCCTGGGTGACATGCGAAACGGCGGCAAGCGTCGTCGACCTTCTGTCCCTCGTTCGCGACCATGCGGGCGATACCGTCACCAGTTTTGAGATCATTCCTGCCAATGCCATTGAGATGGTCAAAACCGACGTTCCGGACACCCGCGACCCTGCCCCGTCCGACCTGCCCTGGCGGGTTCTCGTCGAAGTCTCCATGGCCAGGGAAGATCAGGCCCGCGAAACCCTGATGGCTGCGCTCGCCGATGGCATCGAAAAAGAACTCGTTGCCGACGTGTTGATTGCCGAAAGCGGCCAGCAGGCTGCGAGCTTCTGGCATATCCGCGAAACCATCCCGCTGTCAAAGCGCGCCTATGGCACAGCGCTCAACCATGATGTCTCGGTGCCTGTGTCGGCCATTCCAGACTTCCTGACCACCACGGAAGCGGCGATCCATAAACTCGTGCCCGAGGCAGAGATTGTCGCCTTTGGTCATGTCGGCGACGGCAATCTCCACTATTCGGCCTGCGCGCCAAAAGACCCGTCGAACACGCAGCTTGCCGACCACGCCCACGACGTGACCCGTATCGTGCATGAGCAGACCATGAAATTCGGCGGCTCGATCAGCGCCGAGCATGGCGTCGGCCGCCTCAAGCGCGATGAGCTTGCCAGCATCCGTCCAAAAGCGGCCACCGACACGATGCGCGCCATCAAGCTCGCGCTGGACCCACAAGGCATCATGAACCCGGGCCGCGTCATTTCGGTCTAA
- a CDS encoding cupin domain-containing protein — translation MEETGFKLRRIVTGENAAGRSQIVIDGPQAAEFRTGELGGLFEIWTGKATGPLDARDDSDHGAGKPQLSPPKGGVKIRWFAIEPAPDAVPPEQLREITRAAFVEMGAGGHQPDTSRHPAMHKTHTLDAIILVKGRVRLLLDEGETVIEPGDVVVQRATNHAWVVEGTEPALFVAVLIDRS, via the coding sequence ATGGAAGAAACAGGCTTCAAACTGCGCAGGATCGTGACGGGAGAAAACGCAGCCGGGCGCTCGCAGATCGTGATCGACGGGCCGCAGGCGGCTGAGTTCCGGACCGGAGAGCTTGGCGGTTTGTTCGAGATATGGACGGGCAAGGCGACCGGGCCGCTCGATGCGCGAGACGATAGCGATCATGGCGCGGGAAAACCGCAGCTCTCACCTCCGAAAGGCGGCGTGAAGATACGCTGGTTCGCGATTGAGCCAGCGCCAGATGCCGTGCCGCCGGAACAGCTGCGGGAGATTACGCGCGCGGCCTTTGTCGAAATGGGAGCTGGCGGCCATCAGCCCGACACAAGTCGCCACCCGGCCATGCACAAGACCCACACGCTGGACGCGATCATCCTTGTGAAGGGGCGCGTGCGCCTGCTGCTGGATGAGGGTGAGACGGTCATCGAGCCCGGTGATGTCGTCGTGCAGCGCGCGACCAATCACGCGTGGGTGGTGGAGGGGACTGAGCCGGCGCTTTTCGTTGCGGTGTTGATCGACCGGAGCTGA
- a CDS encoding NUDIX domain-containing protein, which translates to MSAKPLKDRVTLVSSEVLADDWVSLTKHTLDYERRDGRKERLTREVYNRPDAAAVLPYDRERSTVLLIRQLRLPPFLKGHQQPMWEACAGIIDDEDAEAAIEREAIEEMGYKVHNLHLVTAMYASPASLGERVWCYTAAYAPSDKVSNGGGAEDEGEDIEVVELDFEDAYGRIATGEIVDAKTILLLQHLKLGLRA; encoded by the coding sequence ATGAGTGCAAAACCGCTGAAGGACCGCGTCACGCTGGTCTCCAGTGAGGTTCTTGCTGACGACTGGGTCTCGCTGACCAAGCACACGCTCGATTATGAGCGCCGCGACGGGCGTAAGGAACGCCTGACGCGCGAGGTCTATAACCGTCCCGACGCAGCCGCGGTCCTGCCCTATGACAGGGAGCGGAGCACCGTGCTCCTCATTCGCCAGCTTCGCCTGCCGCCTTTCCTGAAAGGCCATCAACAACCGATGTGGGAAGCCTGCGCCGGCATCATTGACGATGAGGATGCAGAGGCGGCCATCGAGCGCGAAGCGATCGAGGAGATGGGCTACAAGGTCCACAATCTGCACCTCGTGACCGCCATGTACGCAAGCCCGGCAAGCTTGGGCGAGCGTGTCTGGTGCTACACCGCCGCCTACGCCCCGTCCGACAAGGTCTCAAACGGCGGCGGCGCCGAGGATGAAGGCGAGGACATTGAAGTTGTCGAGCTTGATTTCGAAGACGCCTATGGCCGCATCGCGACGGGTGAGATCGTGGACGCCAAGACGATCCTTCTGCTCCAGCATCTGAAGCTTGGGCTGCGGGCGTGA
- a CDS encoding YegP family protein: MAGKFELYTDKAGEFRFRLKAGNGEIILASEGYKQRASAENGIESVKKNAPDDARFERKETDAGNYRFNLKSTNGQVIGTSESYKSASGRDNGIESVKKNAPDARVEDMTA, from the coding sequence ATGGCTGGCAAGTTCGAACTCTACACAGACAAGGCAGGCGAATTCCGCTTCCGTCTGAAAGCGGGAAATGGCGAGATCATCCTGGCAAGCGAAGGCTACAAGCAGCGCGCCAGTGCCGAGAACGGCATTGAATCGGTGAAGAAGAATGCGCCTGACGATGCCCGCTTCGAGCGCAAGGAAACCGATGCCGGTAACTACCGCTTCAATCTGAAATCCACCAATGGCCAGGTTATTGGCACGTCAGAGAGCTACAAGAGCGCGTCTGGTCGGGACAATGGCATCGAGTCGGTCAAGAAGAATGCGCCTGATGCGCGCGTGGAAGACATGACGGCCTGA
- the cydB gene encoding cytochrome d ubiquinol oxidase subunit II, which yields MELDLPLIWGVLIAVAVMLYVLLDGMDLGVGILSGLAKNDDERNLMTASIEPVWDGNETWLILGGGGLFAAFPLAYAILMPAFYLPVLLMLAALIFRGVAFEFRHKAVRKPTKLFWNGAFFGGSLTAALAQGLILGGFIQGVTIEGRSFAGGQFDWLTPFSLLVAVSVVVGYVLLGACWLVLKTEGDLQKSARKRGLTALVGVAICFAAVSLATLSIDPRVTERWGFSMSSFDFANILPLSPIPLIGLVLTALVWRDLSGKVEAPDWRPYVLSAGIFLSGYLGLAVSLFPNIVPFDVTIWQAAARDNALVLMLVGAAVMLPVILIYTGYVYSLFWGKVDPEEAYHD from the coding sequence ATGGAACTTGATCTTCCACTGATATGGGGCGTGCTGATCGCGGTCGCCGTCATGCTTTATGTCCTGCTGGATGGCATGGACCTTGGGGTTGGCATCCTGAGCGGCCTCGCCAAGAATGACGATGAGCGCAATTTGATGACCGCCAGTATCGAGCCTGTCTGGGACGGCAACGAGACCTGGCTTATTCTTGGTGGCGGCGGGCTGTTTGCTGCGTTTCCGCTGGCCTATGCCATCCTGATGCCGGCCTTCTATCTGCCTGTCCTGCTCATGCTGGCCGCGCTGATCTTCAGGGGCGTCGCGTTCGAGTTTCGCCACAAGGCGGTGCGCAAGCCGACGAAACTGTTCTGGAACGGGGCCTTCTTTGGCGGATCGCTGACGGCGGCGCTGGCGCAGGGGCTGATCCTCGGTGGGTTCATCCAGGGCGTCACGATAGAGGGCCGCAGCTTTGCAGGCGGGCAGTTCGACTGGCTGACGCCGTTCTCGCTGCTTGTCGCGGTGTCGGTTGTGGTTGGCTACGTGCTGCTCGGCGCGTGCTGGCTGGTTCTGAAGACAGAGGGTGACCTGCAGAAGAGCGCGCGCAAGCGGGGCCTGACCGCGCTGGTCGGCGTGGCGATCTGCTTTGCGGCGGTGAGTCTTGCGACCCTGTCGATCGATCCGCGGGTGACAGAACGCTGGGGCTTTTCCATGTCCTCGTTCGACTTTGCCAACATCCTGCCGCTTTCGCCGATCCCGCTCATCGGCCTGGTACTGACGGCACTTGTCTGGCGGGACCTCTCCGGCAAGGTCGAGGCGCCCGACTGGCGGCCCTATGTGCTGTCAGCCGGCATTTTCCTGTCCGGCTATCTTGGCCTCGCCGTCAGCCTCTTTCCGAACATCGTGCCGTTCGATGTCACCATCTGGCAGGCGGCGGCGCGTGACAATGCGCTGGTGCTGATGCTGGTGGGGGCGGCCGTGATGTTGCCGGTGATCCTGATCTATACCGGCTATGTCTACTCGCTCTTCTGGGGGAAAGTTGATCCTGAGGAGGCCTATCATGACTGA
- a CDS encoding cytochrome ubiquinol oxidase subunit I yields MELDALILSRLQFAFVIAFHIIFPAFTIGLAAFLAVCEGLWLWTKRDVFKRLYLHWIKIFALAFAMGVVSGVVMSYQFGTNWSVFADKTGSVIGPLLGYEVLTAFFLEATFLGVMLFGWKRVGNKLHFTATCAVAIGTTISAFWILSANSWMQTPTGFAIDAETGNFYATNFWEVIFNPSFPSRYVHMMLAAFITTAAVILAAGAWQVVRHHEEEPTRWQIRMAAGTLAVLMPFQIWAGHWSGEVAHHYQPAKVAAIEGWWETADVQGTVLFALPDEENERNIAEITIPGTSPYLFSSGEPLQGLKSFDAEDRPPVAIVFWAFRIMVGAGMVLLLLGVWGVFLWWRKRIDKSGLFHLVAIPSGALGFVAVITGWITAEVGRQPYTVYGFLRTEDSLAPVSTGQVATSLIIFMVVYAIIFTAGTVYMARIATRGFRDDAPDPPEREHRAPGTPLGAVDEPAETSPRGRNPAE; encoded by the coding sequence ATGGAATTAGACGCCCTTATCCTTTCACGCCTGCAGTTCGCGTTCGTGATCGCCTTCCACATCATCTTTCCAGCATTCACGATCGGTCTGGCTGCCTTTCTGGCAGTTTGTGAAGGTCTGTGGCTGTGGACGAAGCGTGACGTGTTCAAGCGTCTCTATCTCCACTGGATCAAGATTTTCGCGCTGGCCTTTGCGATGGGCGTCGTGTCCGGCGTTGTCATGTCCTATCAGTTCGGCACCAACTGGTCAGTCTTCGCTGACAAGACCGGCAGCGTTATCGGGCCATTGCTTGGCTATGAAGTGCTGACGGCCTTCTTCCTCGAGGCGACATTCCTCGGCGTCATGCTGTTTGGATGGAAGCGGGTCGGCAACAAGCTGCACTTTACGGCGACCTGCGCGGTGGCCATCGGCACGACAATTTCGGCCTTCTGGATCCTGTCGGCCAATAGCTGGATGCAGACGCCCACGGGCTTTGCCATCGATGCGGAAACCGGCAATTTCTACGCGACAAATTTCTGGGAGGTCATATTCAATCCAAGCTTCCCGTCGCGCTATGTCCACATGATGCTGGCCGCCTTTATCACCACGGCGGCGGTTATTCTGGCGGCTGGCGCGTGGCAGGTCGTACGTCATCATGAAGAGGAGCCGACCCGGTGGCAGATCCGTATGGCGGCGGGCACGCTGGCGGTGCTGATGCCATTTCAGATCTGGGCCGGTCACTGGTCAGGTGAAGTGGCTCATCATTATCAGCCTGCAAAGGTCGCTGCGATCGAGGGATGGTGGGAAACGGCCGATGTGCAGGGCACGGTGCTGTTCGCACTGCCGGATGAGGAAAACGAACGTAATATCGCCGAGATCACGATACCGGGCACAAGCCCCTACCTGTTTTCAAGCGGTGAGCCGCTGCAGGGTCTGAAATCCTTCGATGCTGAAGACCGTCCGCCGGTCGCAATCGTTTTCTGGGCGTTCCGTATCATGGTCGGCGCTGGCATGGTTCTGCTTCTGCTTGGCGTCTGGGGTGTCTTTCTCTGGTGGCGAAAGCGCATCGACAAGTCGGGCCTGTTTCATCTGGTGGCGATCCCGAGCGGCGCGCTTGGCTTCGTCGCGGTGATCACTGGCTGGATAACGGCCGAAGTGGGGCGCCAGCCTTATACGGTCTATGGTTTCCTGCGAACCGAGGACAGCCTTGCGCCGGTCTCGACCGGGCAGGTGGCGACCTCGCTGATTATCTTCATGGTGGTCTATGCGATCATCTTTACGGCGGGCACGGTCTACATGGCGCGCATCGCGACACGCGGCTTCAGGGACGACGCGCCAGACCCGCCAGAGCGCGAACATCGCGCGCCTGGGACGCCGCTTGGCGCCGTCGATGAGCCAGCTGAAACCAGCCCGCGCGGTCGAAATCCAGCGGAATAG
- a CDS encoding peroxiredoxin, which yields MSLRIGDTAPDFTIPTTKGDISFHDWAGDKWVFLFSHPADFTPVCTTEMGRTSQLADEFAARNVLPLGLSTDSVEEHLKWIDDVNDTQNTDLSFPIIADIDHAVAQAYDMIHPGESETAAVRSVFIIDPNKKIRLTMTYPMSVGRNFDEILRVVDALQTGDKYKAATPADWVMGDKVIIPPSVTNQAARTQFPQGWDEVRPYLRFTKV from the coding sequence ATGTCCTTACGCATTGGCGACACGGCCCCCGATTTCACCATCCCGACCACGAAGGGCGATATCTCGTTCCATGATTGGGCCGGAGACAAATGGGTCTTCCTGTTCAGCCACCCGGCTGATTTTACCCCCGTCTGCACGACGGAAATGGGCCGCACGTCCCAGCTCGCCGATGAGTTCGCAGCCCGCAATGTTCTGCCGCTAGGCCTGTCGACCGACAGCGTCGAAGAGCACCTCAAATGGATCGATGACGTCAACGACACGCAGAATACCGACCTGTCCTTCCCTATCATCGCGGACATCGATCACGCCGTGGCGCAGGCCTATGACATGATCCATCCGGGTGAGAGCGAAACGGCCGCCGTCCGGTCTGTCTTCATCATCGACCCGAACAAGAAGATCCGTCTGACAATGACCTATCCGATGAGCGTGGGTCGCAACTTCGACGAGATCCTTCGGGTCGTGGACGCGTTGCAGACGGGTGACAAGTACAAGGCGGCAACACCGGCGGACTGGGTCATGGGCGACAAGGTCATCATCCCGCCATCCGTTACGAACCAGGCGGCCCGCACCCAGTTCCCGCAAGGCTGGGACGAGGTACGGCCCTACCTTCGCTTTACCAAGGTCTAA